The Streptomyces avermitilis MA-4680 = NBRC 14893 genome contains a region encoding:
- a CDS encoding sigma-70 family RNA polymerase sigma factor produces the protein MDIAAIDRFEASQGRLASLAYRLLGSAADAEDAVQDTFLRWQAPYRERVEVPEAWLTKVVTNLCLDRLRSAQARHEQAAGAWLPEPLLDSDPMLGPADTFEQRESVSLAVLTLLERLSPVERAVYVLREAFSYSHAEIAGILDITESASQQHVHRARIRVAAERRRGSETDPASARRVVEEFLAAATSGRTERLVALLTDDVTAVSDGAGLSKRLLHYKTRERVASYVRAGFKPTPAKRRLAGGSPAFYIALVNGSPAVLAVVDDRVVGAVAFEVSDGKVASLRGIAAADRLARLNEAWRQHEPDAPAINAW, from the coding sequence ATGGACATCGCAGCCATCGATCGGTTCGAGGCTAGCCAGGGCCGGCTGGCCTCGCTCGCGTACCGTCTGCTCGGCTCGGCCGCCGACGCCGAGGACGCCGTGCAGGACACGTTCCTGCGCTGGCAGGCCCCATACCGCGAACGGGTTGAGGTGCCGGAGGCGTGGCTGACCAAGGTCGTCACCAATCTCTGCCTCGACCGGCTCCGCTCGGCGCAGGCGCGCCACGAGCAGGCGGCCGGTGCCTGGCTGCCCGAGCCGCTCCTCGATAGCGACCCGATGCTCGGCCCGGCCGACACCTTCGAGCAGCGCGAATCGGTGTCCTTGGCCGTACTGACCCTCTTGGAGCGCCTCTCGCCGGTCGAGCGGGCCGTCTACGTTCTGCGTGAGGCCTTCTCGTACAGCCACGCCGAGATCGCCGGGATCCTCGACATCACCGAGTCCGCGAGCCAGCAGCACGTCCACCGGGCCCGGATCCGGGTCGCCGCCGAGCGCCGCCGAGGCAGCGAGACCGACCCCGCGTCCGCGCGCCGGGTCGTCGAGGAGTTCCTCGCCGCCGCCACGTCGGGGCGCACCGAACGGCTGGTGGCGCTGCTCACCGACGACGTGACGGCGGTCTCGGACGGCGCCGGACTGAGCAAGCGGCTGCTGCACTACAAGACGCGCGAGCGGGTCGCCTCCTACGTGCGGGCCGGCTTCAAGCCCACGCCGGCGAAGCGCCGGCTGGCCGGCGGCTCGCCCGCGTTCTATATCGCGCTGGTCAACGGCTCCCCGGCCGTCCTCGCCGTGGTCGACGACCGGGTCGTGGGCGCCGTGGCGTTCGAAGTCAGCGACGGCAAGGTCGCGTCCCTGCGCGGCATCGCCGCCGCGGACCGGCTCGCGCGCCTCAACGAGGCGTGGCGGCAGCACGAACCCGACGCGCCAGCCATCAACGCATGGTGA
- a CDS encoding NAD(P)/FAD-dependent oxidoreductase produces the protein MKHRIVVLGAGYAGAFAAGNLARRLSPADTEITVVNAVPDFVERMRLHQLAIGQDLAFCNLADVFASTGVRLRLARVTGVDPDRRTVAVTGEDGDGELAYDTLLYALGSSVAHHGVPGVAEYAFDVTGRSSALRLRERLAGLGEGGTVLVVGEGLTGIESATEFAESRPDLSVALAARGELGAWLSPKARRHLRQAFDRLGITVHEHTGIEAVEPTRAIAADGTSIPADVTMWSAGFAVHPMAAASGLEVAETGQIVVDRTMRSVSHPDVYAAGDCAYAIGDNGRPLPMSCASAGFTNMQATAAIIARLTGSEVPTTGLKYHGNHISLGRRDAIFQMVDGDGRSKPWYLGGRTAARLKSGVLKGAGWSIAHPTFGMPKRKRRLATAPDRAGVKVAA, from the coding sequence ATGAAGCACCGCATCGTCGTACTCGGCGCCGGATACGCTGGGGCCTTCGCCGCCGGAAACCTGGCCCGCCGACTCTCCCCCGCCGACACCGAGATCACCGTCGTCAACGCCGTGCCCGACTTCGTTGAGCGGATGCGGCTCCACCAGCTCGCGATCGGCCAGGACCTCGCGTTCTGCAACCTCGCCGACGTATTCGCGAGCACCGGGGTGCGGCTGCGCCTGGCGCGCGTCACCGGCGTCGACCCCGACCGCAGGACCGTCGCCGTGACCGGCGAGGACGGCGACGGCGAGCTCGCCTACGACACGCTTCTCTACGCGCTCGGCAGCTCCGTCGCCCACCATGGCGTCCCCGGCGTGGCCGAGTACGCCTTCGATGTGACCGGCCGGTCCTCGGCGCTGCGTCTGCGCGAGCGCCTGGCCGGCCTGGGCGAGGGCGGCACCGTGCTGGTCGTCGGTGAGGGGCTGACCGGCATCGAGAGCGCCACCGAGTTCGCCGAGTCCCGGCCCGACCTCTCGGTCGCCCTCGCCGCCCGCGGCGAGCTGGGCGCCTGGCTCTCCCCGAAGGCCCGCCGTCACCTGCGCCAGGCGTTCGACCGGCTCGGCATCACCGTCCACGAGCACACCGGCATCGAAGCCGTGGAGCCGACACGGGCGATCGCCGCCGACGGTACGTCCATCCCGGCCGACGTGACCATGTGGTCGGCCGGGTTCGCCGTGCACCCCATGGCGGCCGCCAGCGGCCTGGAGGTCGCCGAGACCGGCCAGATCGTCGTCGACCGCACCATGCGCTCGGTCTCGCACCCGGACGTCTACGCCGCCGGTGACTGCGCCTACGCGATCGGCGACAACGGCCGGCCGCTGCCGATGTCCTGCGCCTCGGCCGGCTTCACCAACATGCAGGCAACCGCCGCGATCATCGCGCGCCTGACGGGTAGTGAGGTCCCGACCACCGGGCTGAAGTACCACGGCAACCACATCAGCCTCGGGCGGCGGGACGCGATCTTCCAGATGGTGGACGGGGACGGCCGGTCGAAGCCCTGGTACCTGGGCGGCCGGACCGCCGCGCGGCTCAAGTCGGGCGTGCTCAAGGGCGCCGGGTGGAGCATCGCCCACCCGACCTTCGGCATGCCGAAGCGCAAGCGCCGCCTGGCCACCGCGCCTGACCGGGCCGGTGTGAAGGTCGCCGCCTAG
- a CDS encoding DUF2397 family protein: MLQDATVTAIRSVLALLRRVTEARRGGVSRESQLRHHADWFTSCASDEDAHALLQAGFGLGAPRHIAVPYADPEQIPGRTSWWGAEPVELARTLVQSGRTSARHGTGRIERNDAQRPGSAPST, encoded by the coding sequence ATGCTGCAGGACGCCACCGTCACCGCGATCCGCTCCGTCCTTGCCCTGCTGCGCCGCGTCACCGAGGCGCGCCGTGGCGGGGTGAGCCGGGAGAGCCAGCTGCGCCACCACGCCGACTGGTTCACCTCCTGTGCGAGCGACGAGGACGCGCACGCCCTGTTACAGGCGGGCTTCGGGCTCGGCGCACCCCGGCACATCGCCGTCCCGTATGCCGATCCCGAACAGATCCCAGGGCGTACGTCCTGGTGGGGGGCCGAACCGGTCGAGCTGGCTCGCACCCTGGTCCAGTCCGGCCGCACCTCCGCCCGGCACGGCACCGGCCGCATCGAGCGCAACGACGCCCAGCGGCCCGGCTCCGCGCCGAGCACCTAG